Below is a genomic region from Pseudovibrio brasiliensis.
TTGGGTTTCCCCTCGGTGAATGGGTTTGCTATGCAAAGCACCGGTGTTGCGGCCTTCCGCAAAATGACACCCGGCATGTTGGAAAGCCAGCGACTGGCTATGGCGAATGACATCGTCAAAACAACAAAGGCCGAGGTGGCAATCACTCTCAAAAAGGCAGCCCCAGCCATGGGGATTGACGGAACTGCCTATCATATTCTGGATATCCTGATCGGTCTGACGCGGGCCGACGACTGGAAACAGGACCGCCGTCCGCTGGTGGCAATCTCCAATGAAAAGCTGGCGGAGTATGTGCGCCGTTCGACCCGTACCGTGATCCGCGCGCTCAAGCGGTTGGTTGAAGCGGGTATCCTTGCCTATCGTGACAGCTCCACTGGCCGGCGCTTCATCTACCGCAACGATGCAAGCGGTGAGATTGACCGAGGGTATGGTTTTGATTTTTCACCGGCACGCCAGCGCATTGCGGAAATCAAGCAGATTGGAGACGCCTTCCAGGCAAGACTACGTGCTGAGCAGGAAGCAAAGCGGACTGTGAACCGGTTGTCCCGAGCAATCGTTGACGCCTGCCGTACGGGTCAGAGCGACGGAGTCGATTGCGAAGTTTATCTTCAGGAGCTGACAGCTCTCATGGACACACCAATGATGGTTGTGGAGCGTGCTGAAAAGATTTCCGAGCTCTATGAAGTTGTGATTGCTGATCTGGCAGCGGCACAAGAAGGGGAGACTCAAACAGCTGATAATTCAGATAAAACTACTGCAATGTCAGGCGACCATGACATCGATGTCACCCCTTATAATATTACAACCCCTCTAACTCCTATAAATAGTAAACAACGGCAGCCATCTTATGATGGCTACTCAAATACTAACTTCGCTTCTAACGAAGCTCAAAAGATTGCTCTTGAAAAAGATCAATCAAGCAAATTTTCTGCCAAATCCAACGGCACAACTCAACTGCAATCTCAGCAAGAAACCCAGTTGGATAACGGCTTAAGTGAGCATTTATCGGCTATTTCCATTGGTTTGATCGACAGTGCAACCGCACAAACCCAAGAAATTCTAGGTATGCCCTTCTCCAGTTGGTTCGACTTGCTGCAAAGCGCCGAACAGTTGCGATTGGCCATCGGTTTGTCGGAGGATGGCTGGAAACAGGCAATCCTGACACTGGGTGAGAGAATGGCAGCCGCTGTTTTGGTGGTCACCGTTGAAAAGACCCTGCGCGATCCAGAAGGCATCTCCAGACCAGCTGGTTACTTCCGCGCCTGTGTTGACCGGGCAAAAGACGGCAAACTTGCCCTGCATAAGTCACTTTACGGACTGGCTCTTGCGTAAAGGTCGGGGGCTTCTGTTTCCTGCGACGTCGGCAGATTGATCCGCAGGTGAGGCGTTGGGGTGCGGTTGATGAACTCGTCTTCAATCAGGTCCAACATTTGGCGCTGGCCCGGAAAACTAACAAGCGCTTTTGCATCAGCAAACGAGAACTACTGATAGGCATCGTGTTCTTTGTTGAGCGTGACCGGAGTATTCCGTGAGACATGTGAGACAAAGACCAGAAGAATGGAGAAGCTGTTCTGTTCAGGAACGTAAAAACGGATATCTGCATCAGCAGACCAGAGGTCCTTGAGAATTACACCGGTCTCTTCTTGTACTTCGCGGATCATAGCTTGCCAGGCTGTTTCATCTCCTTCAATGCCTCCAGAAATCTGGCTCCAAGTATGAACGGGTGGTTTGGTGCGGCGCAATAGCAGGACCAGAGGTTCTTCATTAACCTTGTCGATCAGAAACACAGTCGCGGCACTACAAAAGACAGGAACTTTGGACATAATGACTCTTTGAAACTACTCAAAAGGTCAGAGTAGCTTTGGAGCCTGTTAAAGCCAAGACTGTGCAAACCACGCTTTGCTCAGCCTGTTGTTTCTTCAATGTCAGTGGCTGCAATATCTCGCCGCCCAGATAAATCGATCCGAAGATGCGGGCTTGCTTTTCGTGCTACGAACTCTGAGTGGAGATATTCAAGAACACGGCGCTGGCCGGGAAAGCTGAACAGCTCCATGGCGTCGTCGAATGAAAACCACTGATAGGCATCGTGCTCTTCGTTGATGGTGATTGGCGTTTCGCTGGAAATGAAGGAAACGAATACGGGAAGTTTCTGGATGATGTTCTTTTCCGGAACATAGAACTCTTCGCAAAGATCTGCGGACCAGAGTTCGGTGAGAACCAAACCGGTTTCCTCTTTCACCTCACGCAATGCTGCTTCCCAACCAGTCTCATTTGGTTCAACCTTGCCAGCGACCTGACACCAGGCTCCGAGCAGAGTATGAGCGCGGCGCATAAGCAAGACCTGTGGCTCCTCTGCATTCAAGTCGAGAAGAAAAACAGAAACAGCATTGCTAAGAATGGGAATATTGTTGGGGCGCATGAGTAACTCATAAAATATAGATCCAATAGACCATGAGCATACTCAGAGAAAAGTCAGAATCCAAGAGAGGCAAAAGGCAGGAGATCACTCCCCTGCCCTTTTGAGTTTATGTTTTTGAATGAGCAGTTGAAGCTGAGACCTGGTCGTCGCTGGAAAATTGGCCGCGGGTTCGATTGGCATAAGAAACCAACGCCAACATCACCGGAACTTCAACCAGCACACCAACGATGGTTGCCAATGCGGCGCCGGAGGTGACACCGAACAGGCTGATTGCAACAGCAACGGCGAGCTCGAAGAAGTTGGAGGCGCCGATCATGGCACCCGGCGCTGCAACATTATGCGGCTGACGCCATTTCTTCATCCAGAAGTAAGTGACATAGAAAATCAACACGGTCTGGATCAACAGCGGAATCGCGATCAACACGATGTCTGCTGGTGAGGCAATGATGTTGTTGGCCTGAAGGCCGAATAGAATGAACACAGTTCCAACCAGACCAGCTATGGAGAATGGTTTCATGCCAGCGCTGAAGGATGAAAGATGTTCTTTGTCTTTAAGCGCAATGCGGGTCAACCACCCTGCCCCCAATGGTAGCGCAACAAACAACGCAGTTGAAACGAGCAGAACATCCCACGGTACGATGATGTTTGACACATCCAGCAAGAATGCGGCGATCGGAGCAAAAGCAAAGATCATGATCAAATCATTGGTCGCGACTTGCGCAACGGTGTAACTCGCATTGCCTTTTGTGAGGTAAGACCAGACAAACACCATCGCGGTACAAGGCGCAACGCCGAGCAAGATCATGCCTGCGATGTACTGATCAGCAAGTTCAGCCGGAATGAAAGGCGCAAACAGATGGCGCATGAACAGCACGGCCAGTGCCGCCATGGTGAACGGCTTGACCAGCCAGTTCATAGCAAGCGTTACGATGAGGCCTTTAGGTTTCACAAAGCAGTTGCGCACTTCGGTGAATTCGACCTGGACCATCATTGGGTAGATCATCAACCAGATGAGAACCGCGATGACCAGGTTAATGCCGCCAATTTGCAGATCCCCGATGAACTGAAACAGTCCGGGTTGAAGAAGCCCTGCACCTACCCCAAGTGCCATCGCGAGACCTACCCAAACTGAGAGGTAGCGTTCGAAAGTACCCATGATTTCTCCTGTCTATCGTCGATAGACGATATGTTCTGGCAAATTTTTAGATCTTGAAACTGCTTTCAAAGAGGAAGTTGAAGCTTTTGAGTTCAGCTCGATTGACTGAGTAGCAAACACGTGGACGCTGGACCTCTGCCAGTATGAAGCCTGCATCCTTAAGAATTCGAAGATGTTCGGACACGGTCGATTGCGCGAGCCCGATAGAGTTGACGAGATCACCACCAACGCAACCCGGTTGGGCAGCCATGATCTTGAGAAGGCGAACCCGCGCAGGATGCGCCAGTGCTTTCGCTTGCAAGGCCAGCTTTTCTTCCTCCTCTTCATTGAGAGAAGTAGGTGTAAATTCGGCTACACAGGTGGTGTCTGTCATCGTTGATTCCGTATATCGTCGATAAACGATATACTCCTGCATTGGATGATTGGCAAGAGGTTTGTGTGTTGACAGCTGTCAACTTTTTTTACGCCAAGTTGACAGCTGTAAAGTCCCTCTCCTACTCGCCTTATCGGGCCGTCGAGTGATATTCGGGATTTGGTTGCATACCCGTTGCAGAGGCCATGCGATTGGACATGGAGAAGAACGCTGCTACCTCACAAATGTCCCAGATGTCTTCCTCAGTGAACCCAGCATCGCGAAGTTGCTGGCGATCCCCCTCCCCTATCTCAGAGGAGGACTTTGCCACCTTGGTCGCGAAGTCGAGCATGATCCGTTGCTTCTTGGTTAGGTCTGCATAGCGATAGTTCATCACCATTGCTTCTCCCAGTTCAGGCTTGTTGGAGTACTCACGAACAGCAGCTCCATGGGCAACCTGGCAGTACCAACAGGAGTTGATGGAAGACACGGTCACCGCAATCATCTCCCTCTCTAGTTTGGAGACACCGGACTCCCCAAGCATCAGCTCGTTGTACATCTGAGAAAAAGCGCGCAGTTTGTCTGGGCGGTGTGCAAAGGCGATCAATACGTTTGGAATTAGACCGAGCTTGCTTTGGCATTTCCCGAAAAGTTCTTGAATGTCATCGGGGAGTGGGTCTGGCAATGAAAGGTTGAGCGCAGTTGGATGCTTAAGGCTTGCGCTCTCAATCTTTGGAAAATCAGTTTCTGTCATAATTGGTCCCTCCTCCATCGCGTTAGATTACCTCTGAAAGGAGAGCAAAGAAAACCCACCTTCTGAGGCAAGAAGGTGGGTGAGTTTGGTGTTTGCTTGGGATTAAGCGTGGGCGGTGAGTTTTCTCTCTTTTCTCTTATTGGTGACGTGCATGTATCTGTAAGCCTGAAGCAGGATGAGTGGTGTGAAGTGGACTAAGGCCGGACCGATTTTGAAGTCCAACAGGATCCAGTGGGCCAGCACTAATGCAGCTGCTGGATAGGCAAGTTTTTGAAGGCTCTTCCAACTTCTTCCAAGTTTGGAGATAGACCAGTCATTGCTGGTGATCGTCAGAGGAATGAAAATCAGTGACGCAAGCCAACCCGTCCAGATGCCGATTTTGACAAGGTCTTCAAGGATGGGGCCAAGTGAACCTTTGTCGAGAAGATAAATGGCAAGGTGAAGCGCGGCGTAACAGCCAGCGGCAACACCAATGTAGCGACGCCGTGCAAGCAGCCAACGCACCCAACGTTGTCCTTTTGTCAGGAACATCAGCGGGGTGATCATCAAGCTAACTATGAGAAAACGCGCTGCGAATTCTCCGGAAGGATGGAGCAGGTGCTCCAGTTTTTCGCCTTCACGAAGTAGCCCGCCAATGATGGGAAGTCCTGGCAGAGCTAGAATAAACCAGAAAGTATACGGCGAGTTCCAAAGTGCGCGAAGGTAATACATGATAGCCCGAGTAGTTTTGCAGTAAGTGGTGGTGCACACTGCTGATTTCGCGGTGTTGGGGTTACGTGGGAGATCAGCAGTGTGCGGTCGATTGCGACTGCGGTGTCCGCTTTCAACCTTGTTCAAACACTGGCCCAGCCCAACATTTTCAGCAAGAAATCAGATGTAACGAAATGTCGTCGGGACCTGTAAAAGAGATTAAACAGCGACTGCGGTAACCATCGAGTGACAGTTCAAGCCTCTGAAACAACACAGGTTTTCGATGTGTCCATAGATGGAGGTACAACTCCGTCCGATATTGGTTCCATTTTGACAGCTCTGAGTGATTACACTTTAACAAGAGTTGTGGCGATCTTGATGCAAACGTTGTTGCAAACGCTTCGAAATGGTGTGTGTGCTCTGCTGTCCTGGGGAAGGTGATAGTGGTGATCTAGCAGATAAGAAGCTTCTGAATGAATGTTGGCAAGAAGCTTGAAGGTGGAATGAGACCGATTAAGGCCTCATCTGTTGCAGCCAACAATGGTTCTTACAGTGGCTGTTCCATCTTTCTGAGTCTCTTTGATAGTGTACCTGACCA
It encodes:
- the arsB gene encoding ACR3 family arsenite efflux transporter — protein: MGTFERYLSVWVGLAMALGVGAGLLQPGLFQFIGDLQIGGINLVIAVLIWLMIYPMMVQVEFTEVRNCFVKPKGLIVTLAMNWLVKPFTMAALAVLFMRHLFAPFIPAELADQYIAGMILLGVAPCTAMVFVWSYLTKGNASYTVAQVATNDLIMIFAFAPIAAFLLDVSNIIVPWDVLLVSTALFVALPLGAGWLTRIALKDKEHLSSFSAGMKPFSIAGLVGTVFILFGLQANNIIASPADIVLIAIPLLIQTVLIFYVTYFWMKKWRQPHNVAAPGAMIGASNFFELAVAVAISLFGVTSGAALATIVGVLVEVPVMLALVSYANRTRGQFSSDDQVSASTAHSKT
- a CDS encoding sulfite oxidase heme-binding subunit YedZ — its product is MYYLRALWNSPYTFWFILALPGLPIIGGLLREGEKLEHLLHPSGEFAARFLIVSLMITPLMFLTKGQRWVRWLLARRRYIGVAAGCYAALHLAIYLLDKGSLGPILEDLVKIGIWTGWLASLIFIPLTITSNDWSISKLGRSWKSLQKLAYPAAALVLAHWILLDFKIGPALVHFTPLILLQAYRYMHVTNKRKERKLTAHA
- the repC gene encoding plasmid replication protein RepC encodes the protein MQSTGVAAFRKMTPGMLESQRLAMANDIVKTTKAEVAITLKKAAPAMGIDGTAYHILDILIGLTRADDWKQDRRPLVAISNEKLAEYVRRSTRTVIRALKRLVEAGILAYRDSSTGRRFIYRNDASGEIDRGYGFDFSPARQRIAEIKQIGDAFQARLRAEQEAKRTVNRLSRAIVDACRTGQSDGVDCEVYLQELTALMDTPMMVVERAEKISELYEVVIADLAAAQEGETQTADNSDKTTAMSGDHDIDVTPYNITTPLTPINSKQRQPSYDGYSNTNFASNEAQKIALEKDQSSKFSAKSNGTTQLQSQQETQLDNGLSEHLSAISIGLIDSATAQTQEILGMPFSSWFDLLQSAEQLRLAIGLSEDGWKQAILTLGERMAAAVLVVTVEKTLRDPEGISRPAGYFRACVDRAKDGKLALHKSLYGLALA
- a CDS encoding NUDIX domain-containing protein; its protein translation is MSKVPVFCSAATVFLIDKVNEEPLVLLLRRTKPPVHTWSQISGGIEGDETAWQAMIREVQEETGVILKDLWSADADIRFYVPEQNSFSILLVFVSHVSRNTPVTLNKEHDAYQ
- a CDS encoding NUDIX hydrolase — encoded protein: MRPNNIPILSNAVSVFLLDLNAEEPQVLLMRRAHTLLGAWCQVAGKVEPNETGWEAALREVKEETGLVLTELWSADLCEEFYVPEKNIIQKLPVFVSFISSETPITINEEHDAYQWFSFDDAMELFSFPGQRRVLEYLHSEFVARKASPHLRIDLSGRRDIAATDIEETTG
- a CDS encoding peroxidase-related enzyme (This protein belongs to a clade of uncharacterized proteins related to peroxidases such as the alkylhydroperoxidase AhpD.); this encodes MTETDFPKIESASLKHPTALNLSLPDPLPDDIQELFGKCQSKLGLIPNVLIAFAHRPDKLRAFSQMYNELMLGESGVSKLEREMIAVTVSSINSCWYCQVAHGAAVREYSNKPELGEAMVMNYRYADLTKKQRIMLDFATKVAKSSSEIGEGDRQQLRDAGFTEEDIWDICEVAAFFSMSNRMASATGMQPNPEYHSTAR
- a CDS encoding ArsR/SmtB family transcription factor yields the protein MTDTTCVAEFTPTSLNEEEEEKLALQAKALAHPARVRLLKIMAAQPGCVGGDLVNSIGLAQSTVSEHLRILKDAGFILAEVQRPRVCYSVNRAELKSFNFLFESSFKI